Proteins encoded within one genomic window of Dyadobacter chenhuakuii:
- a CDS encoding cation:proton antiporter: MNSLLLLDLSLPLKNPVIIFSVVLFIILFAPILFNRIKVPHIIGLIISGMIVGPYGLNLLSRDSSIVLFGTVGLLYIMFLAGLEIDLAEFKKNRNKIIVFGLTTFLLPLISGTLASYYILGYGLLSSLLLASMFSTHTLVSYPIASKYGVARNRAINMTVGGTMITDILALLILAGVAGSSKGDVSPAFWFRLGFSFVVFVAVVLFVFPIICRWFFKRFDDSISQYIFVLAMVFLASFLAEIAGVEAIIGAFFSGLVLNKFVPHSSPLMNRIDFVGNALFIPFFLISVGMLVNIGVLTHGWGALRVAGVILLIALSSKYLAAWITQKVFRLSADEGLMIFGLSASHAAATLAIILVGYNIIIGETALGEPIRLLDEDVLNGTIVLILVSCAVSSFVVERASKRLALTQDEESPGEADAASNEKILVSLSYPDMIADLVDFGIMLKAKRVSIPLYGLHIVTDEDQKNDSASHGKRILNKAVQHASSSENMLVPLTRYDANISNGITYSIKEQNITDVVIGLHQNTDHKTFLGPKVENIVKRVFETIYIYKPAQPFNTLTRIVVAVPPAGSNEPGFLHWLGKLLTLAKINAMPIHFYASGQTIKAIKSVLARKTTTVEVEFSLFSAWDDFLIFSRELKIDDFFVIVSARKGSASYLSQLEKLPGYFSNYFQEQSLLLIYPKQLESGINMNDIEQADGALIGTLSDKLGSLTKAARYLRKMLGD, from the coding sequence ATGAATTCGTTGCTTTTACTGGATCTCTCCTTACCCCTCAAAAACCCCGTTATTATTTTTTCGGTGGTGCTCTTTATTATCCTTTTTGCACCTATCCTTTTTAACCGCATCAAAGTCCCTCACATTATCGGGCTGATTATTTCAGGAATGATCGTAGGGCCGTATGGATTGAACCTGCTCAGCCGGGACAGCAGCATTGTGCTTTTTGGAACGGTTGGCCTGCTTTACATTATGTTCCTGGCCGGCCTGGAAATTGATCTGGCCGAATTCAAAAAGAACCGTAACAAGATCATTGTATTTGGATTAACTACATTTTTATTGCCGCTGATCAGCGGTACGCTGGCCAGTTATTATATCCTGGGTTACGGGTTATTGTCCTCGCTGCTGCTGGCCAGCATGTTTTCCACGCACACATTGGTTTCCTACCCCATTGCCAGCAAATACGGCGTAGCCCGAAACCGGGCCATTAATATGACGGTGGGCGGGACAATGATCACCGACATTCTCGCGCTCCTTATCCTGGCGGGGGTTGCAGGCTCGTCCAAGGGCGATGTTTCACCGGCATTCTGGTTTCGGCTAGGCTTTTCTTTTGTTGTTTTTGTGGCGGTGGTGCTGTTTGTTTTCCCAATAATCTGCCGCTGGTTTTTCAAGCGTTTCGACGATAGCATTTCGCAGTACATATTCGTGCTGGCAATGGTGTTTCTGGCCTCTTTCTTAGCTGAGATCGCAGGTGTGGAGGCCATTATCGGGGCATTCTTTTCAGGTTTGGTCTTAAATAAATTTGTCCCGCATTCCTCGCCGCTGATGAACCGCATCGACTTTGTGGGTAATGCGCTGTTCATTCCCTTTTTTCTGATCAGCGTGGGTATGCTTGTCAATATCGGCGTATTAACACACGGCTGGGGTGCATTAAGAGTTGCGGGGGTTATCCTGTTAATTGCATTGTCGAGTAAATATCTGGCAGCGTGGATCACACAGAAAGTGTTCCGGCTGTCTGCGGATGAAGGGCTGATGATCTTTGGCCTGAGTGCTTCGCATGCGGCTGCTACGCTTGCAATTATTTTAGTAGGTTATAACATTATCATCGGGGAAACAGCGCTGGGCGAACCCATCAGGCTTTTGGACGAAGATGTGCTGAACGGCACCATTGTGCTTATTCTGGTTAGCTGCGCGGTCAGTTCATTTGTAGTAGAAAGAGCTTCCAAAAGGCTTGCGCTCACGCAGGATGAAGAAAGCCCCGGAGAAGCCGACGCTGCAAGCAACGAAAAAATCCTGGTTTCGCTTTCCTATCCCGATATGATCGCCGACCTGGTTGATTTCGGGATTATGCTGAAAGCAAAACGCGTTTCGATCCCGCTCTATGGCTTGCACATTGTTACGGATGAAGATCAGAAAAACGATTCGGCTTCTCACGGCAAGAGAATTCTCAATAAAGCAGTTCAGCATGCCAGCTCTTCGGAAAACATGCTCGTTCCGCTGACCCGCTATGATGCCAACATCAGCAATGGCATCACCTACTCCATTAAGGAACAGAACATTACGGATGTGGTCATTGGCTTACATCAGAATACGGATCACAAAACGTTCCTTGGGCCCAAGGTCGAAAACATCGTCAAACGGGTTTTCGAAACGATCTATATTTACAAGCCGGCCCAGCCATTTAATACACTCACGCGGATTGTGGTTGCTGTGCCGCCTGCGGGCAGTAATGAGCCTGGATTTTTACATTGGCTTGGTAAGCTGCTTACGCTGGCAAAGATCAATGCGATGCCGATACATTTCTATGCCTCAGGACAAACTATTAAGGCAATTAAAAGCGTTCTGGCCCGTAAAACGACGACCGTCGAAGTGGAATTCAGCCTATTCAGCGCCTGGGACGACTTTCTGATTTTTTCGCGCGAGCTGAAAATAGACGACTTCTTTGTAATCGTTTCGGCAAGGAAAGGGTCAGCGTCCTATCTTTCACAATTGGAAAAACTCCCCGGTTACTTCTCCAATTATTTTCAGGAGCAAAGCCTGCTGCTGATTTATCCAAAACAACTCGAATCGGGCATTAACATGAACGACATCGAGCAAGCCGACGGCGCATTGATCGGCACATTATCCGACAAGCTGGGATCACTTACCAAGGCTGCCAGATATCTTCGTAAGATGCTCGGCGACTAA
- a CDS encoding 2-hydroxyacid dehydrogenase: MKILFFSAKPYDRTFFDLHNERYGFELEYLETHLGPHIVEAVQGQTAVCVFVNDKVNADVIAVLAAKGVKIIALRCAGFNNVDLEAARQQGIRVCRVPEYSPQAVAEHTVAMLLTLNRKTHKAYNRVREQNFSLNGLMGFNVYGKTVGVIGTGKIGAAFCKIMKGFGCRVIAYDIAMNADLQALGIEYQDLETVLSNSDIISLHCPLNEHTHHLINARTLQQMKQGVMLINTSRGGLINTPDVIHALKNKHVAHFGIDVYEQEEKLFFKDLSESIIEDDTIQRLMSFPNVLVTAHQGFFTDEALSEIAQVTLTSIDALGKGTEPVNKSVILV, from the coding sequence ATGAAAATCTTATTCTTTTCCGCAAAACCTTACGACCGCACCTTTTTCGATCTGCACAATGAACGTTACGGATTTGAGCTGGAATATCTGGAAACCCATCTTGGCCCTCACATTGTAGAAGCAGTTCAAGGGCAAACCGCCGTTTGTGTTTTTGTAAACGATAAGGTGAATGCAGATGTCATAGCGGTCCTGGCAGCGAAAGGCGTTAAGATCATCGCACTCCGCTGTGCGGGCTTTAATAATGTTGACCTGGAAGCAGCCCGCCAGCAGGGCATAAGGGTTTGCCGCGTGCCCGAATATTCACCCCAGGCCGTTGCCGAACATACAGTTGCGATGCTGCTGACGCTTAACCGGAAAACGCATAAGGCCTATAACCGGGTAAGGGAGCAGAATTTTTCCTTGAATGGTCTGATGGGTTTTAATGTATATGGCAAGACAGTCGGCGTAATCGGAACCGGGAAAATAGGGGCTGCATTTTGCAAAATCATGAAAGGTTTCGGATGCCGGGTAATCGCTTATGACATTGCGATGAATGCCGATTTGCAGGCGCTGGGCATTGAGTATCAGGATCTGGAAACTGTACTCAGCAATTCGGACATCATTTCACTACATTGCCCGCTCAACGAGCATACGCATCACCTGATTAACGCCCGGACATTGCAGCAAATGAAGCAAGGTGTTATGCTGATCAACACCAGCCGCGGCGGATTGATTAATACGCCGGATGTGATTCATGCATTGAAAAACAAACACGTTGCGCACTTCGGCATTGACGTTTACGAGCAGGAGGAAAAGCTGTTTTTCAAAGATCTTTCGGAGAGTATAATTGAGGATGACACTATTCAGCGCCTGATGAGCTTTCCCAATGTTTTGGTAACTGCGCACCAGGGCTTTTTTACGGATGAAGCCCTTTCGGAAATTGCCCAAGTCACGCTAACCAGCATTGATGCGCTTGGCAAAGGCACGGAGCCTGTCAATAAATCGGTGATTTTGGTTTAA
- a CDS encoding response regulator, translating into MEPKKILLIEDNPEMRENTAEILELASYKVMTASHGKEGVRLTNEFNPDLIICDIMMPELDGYGVLHLLSKDEHTANIPFIFLTAKAEKEDYRKGMTMGADDYLTKPYDDVELLNIVEMRLKKSERLKRQFERSAKGLDQFIEEAKSFDLIAKLAEDKKVKTLRKKETIYTEGSFPSNVFFLQKGKVKAYKSNGSGKEYITELYKEGDFFGYIDLLQGEPYQESAIALEEAEVSMIPKDDFFNLLQGNREVSSKFIRMLSNEIKDREERLLHLAYNSVRKRVAQALVTLVQRYQEDKAKPFSMSITREDIASMVGTATETVIRTLSDFKEERLIDMKGSLITVFEYEKLVRMRN; encoded by the coding sequence GTGGAACCTAAAAAAATACTGCTGATAGAGGACAACCCCGAGATGCGGGAAAATACGGCTGAAATCCTGGAACTGGCCAGCTATAAAGTGATGACCGCCTCGCATGGCAAGGAAGGCGTGCGCCTCACAAACGAATTCAATCCCGACCTGATCATTTGTGACATTATGATGCCCGAGCTGGATGGTTACGGCGTCCTGCATTTGTTGAGCAAGGACGAGCACACGGCCAACATTCCATTCATTTTCCTGACTGCAAAAGCAGAGAAGGAGGATTACCGCAAAGGCATGACCATGGGCGCCGACGATTACCTGACAAAGCCCTATGACGACGTGGAGCTGCTCAACATTGTGGAAATGCGGCTTAAAAAAAGCGAAAGGTTAAAAAGGCAATTCGAGCGCTCGGCAAAGGGCTTGGACCAGTTTATTGAAGAAGCCAAATCTTTTGATCTGATCGCCAAGCTGGCAGAAGACAAGAAAGTAAAAACATTGCGTAAAAAAGAAACCATTTACACCGAAGGGAGCTTTCCTTCCAATGTATTTTTCTTACAAAAAGGAAAAGTAAAAGCGTATAAATCAAACGGAAGCGGAAAGGAATACATTACAGAACTGTATAAGGAAGGCGATTTTTTCGGCTACATCGACCTCTTACAAGGCGAGCCTTACCAGGAAAGCGCGATTGCACTGGAAGAAGCGGAGGTTTCGATGATCCCGAAAGATGATTTTTTCAATCTGTTGCAGGGAAACCGCGAAGTGTCCTCCAAATTCATCCGTATGCTTTCCAACGAAATCAAGGACCGTGAGGAGCGCCTGCTGCATTTAGCGTACAACTCTGTCAGAAAAAGAGTAGCGCAGGCACTGGTGACATTGGTACAGCGCTACCAGGAGGATAAAGCCAAGCCATTTTCCATGTCCATCACGCGTGAGGACATCGCATCCATGGTTGGCACGGCAACCGAAACCGTGATCCGCACGCTTTCGGATTTCAAAGAGGAACGCCTGATCGACATGAAAGGAAGCCTGATCACCGTTTTCGAATATGAAAAGCTAGTCCGAATGCGAAACTAA
- a CDS encoding sensor histidine kinase, translating to MTRHIEMLDALFKHATEGIVVVDKSGAIVMLNPKAKELFGYTDPDLIGKKIEALIPQRYAGNHVHYRDHYLEAPRARGMGHLMDLFARRSDGSEFPVEVSLSPFKTSDGEFVVSFVIDITERKKQENRIREANLEIQKLNAELEKRVEQRTRELAEAVKKVEESQEEVIRALKKEKELNNMKSQFVTIASHEFRTPLATILSSASLIGRYGTTEEEEKRQKHVKRIKSAVTNLTEILNDFLSIGKLEEGRVHSIPVQVDLDAYCRNLIDEIHGLCKEKQQIRFEYIGNTEVWLDKQLLRNILFNLLSNGIKYSDPGKIILLKINANDVQVDIEVHDEGIGIPVKDQPNIFDRFFRAHNAGATQGTGLGLNIVNNYVSLMGGQVTFSSEAGKGTTFFVKLPNVVPAQAKID from the coding sequence ATGACACGGCATATTGAAATGCTAGATGCCCTCTTTAAGCATGCCACAGAGGGGATTGTAGTAGTGGACAAATCAGGAGCAATTGTAATGCTAAACCCCAAAGCCAAAGAACTTTTCGGCTATACGGACCCTGATCTGATCGGTAAGAAGATAGAAGCACTGATCCCGCAGCGATATGCCGGCAACCATGTGCATTACCGAGACCATTACCTGGAAGCGCCGCGCGCGCGCGGGATGGGACATTTGATGGACTTGTTTGCCAGAAGATCCGACGGCAGCGAGTTTCCCGTGGAAGTGAGCCTCAGCCCCTTTAAAACAAGTGACGGAGAGTTTGTTGTGAGTTTTGTAATTGATATAACAGAGCGAAAAAAGCAGGAAAACCGCATCAGGGAGGCCAATCTTGAAATACAAAAACTGAATGCAGAGCTGGAAAAAAGGGTGGAACAACGCACAAGAGAACTGGCAGAAGCCGTGAAAAAAGTGGAGGAATCGCAAGAAGAGGTGATACGGGCCCTGAAAAAAGAAAAGGAGCTCAATAATATGAAAAGCCAGTTCGTCACCATTGCATCTCACGAATTCCGGACGCCGCTGGCCACCATTCTGTCATCCGCCTCGCTCATAGGCCGCTACGGCACTACCGAAGAGGAAGAAAAGCGTCAGAAGCACGTAAAACGGATCAAATCGGCTGTAACCAACCTGACCGAGATCCTGAACGATTTTCTGTCCATTGGCAAGCTGGAAGAAGGCCGCGTACACAGCATTCCCGTTCAGGTAGACCTGGATGCTTATTGTAGAAACCTGATCGACGAGATCCACGGCCTTTGCAAGGAAAAACAGCAGATCCGGTTTGAATATATTGGCAATACGGAGGTTTGGCTCGACAAGCAGTTGCTGCGCAACATCCTTTTCAACCTGCTTTCAAATGGCATCAAATATTCCGATCCCGGTAAAATTATATTACTAAAAATTAATGCAAACGACGTTCAGGTGGATATTGAAGTACACGATGAAGGAATTGGCATTCCTGTAAAGGACCAGCCCAACATTTTCGACCGGTTTTTCCGAGCGCATAATGCAGGCGCAACGCAGGGAACCGGCCTGGGCCTGAACATTGTCAATAATTATGTGAGTTTGATGGGCGGCCAGGTTACTTTTTCAAGTGAAGCCGGAAAAGGGACAACATTCTTTGTAAAACTGCCCAATGTAGTGCCTGCACAGGCCAAAATTGATTAA
- the hemN gene encoding oxygen-independent coproporphyrinogen III oxidase, with the protein MDKDLLFKYNTPGPRYTSYPTVPYWQKTPPTQQKWKELVMNAFEVSNQKEGISLYVHLPFCESLCTYCGCNTRITVNHLVELKYIRAVLKEWQMYVSGFGETKPVIREIHLGGGTPTFFSPENLKMLIVGLLKDSIVHPQAQFGFEAHPGNTTDEHLQTLFEVGFRRISIGVQDFNPIVLAIINRVQTYEQVKHLTLKAREIGYTSVNYDIVYGLPFQKACYMMETMQRVIQLKPDRIAFYSYAHVPWIKPGQRNFTEKDLPDADKKMAIYETGRGALELAGYQDIGMDHFALPGDTLYKAQQEQRLHRNFMGYTDTHTQLLIGLGASAISDSWTGYVQNEKKVEDYYQRIAADMLPIARGHELTREDLILRRHILRLMTQFETSWSKTNEYCEEVFQSIERLDEMEFDELVELQPFSLHVTEKGRPFIRNICMAFDARLWESQPEAQLFSQTV; encoded by the coding sequence CACCCGGACCACGTTACACGAGCTATCCAACCGTTCCATACTGGCAGAAAACGCCTCCTACCCAGCAAAAATGGAAGGAACTGGTCATGAATGCTTTTGAAGTTTCTAACCAGAAAGAAGGCATAAGCCTTTACGTTCACCTGCCGTTCTGCGAAAGTTTGTGCACTTACTGCGGCTGCAATACACGCATTACCGTCAATCATCTCGTTGAACTGAAATACATTCGGGCTGTGCTCAAAGAGTGGCAGATGTACGTATCTGGTTTCGGCGAAACCAAACCTGTAATCCGGGAAATTCACCTGGGCGGCGGAACCCCAACATTTTTTAGTCCCGAAAACCTGAAAATGCTCATTGTGGGTTTGTTAAAAGACTCCATTGTTCATCCTCAGGCGCAATTCGGATTTGAAGCGCACCCCGGTAATACGACCGACGAGCACCTGCAAACACTTTTTGAAGTGGGTTTCCGGCGGATCAGCATTGGCGTTCAGGATTTTAACCCGATCGTGCTGGCCATTATCAACCGCGTGCAGACTTATGAGCAGGTAAAGCACCTGACGTTAAAGGCCAGGGAAATCGGTTACACATCCGTGAATTATGACATTGTGTATGGGTTACCATTCCAAAAAGCATGTTACATGATGGAAACCATGCAGCGCGTGATCCAGCTCAAACCAGACCGCATTGCCTTTTACAGCTACGCACACGTCCCCTGGATTAAACCCGGACAAAGAAATTTTACAGAAAAAGACCTGCCTGATGCCGATAAAAAAATGGCCATCTATGAAACGGGCAGAGGTGCGCTGGAGCTGGCTGGCTACCAGGACATTGGCATGGACCATTTTGCTTTGCCGGGCGATACGCTTTACAAAGCACAGCAGGAACAGCGCCTGCACCGCAACTTCATGGGCTACACCGACACCCATACCCAACTGCTGATCGGACTGGGCGCTTCTGCGATCAGCGACAGCTGGACGGGTTATGTACAGAACGAAAAAAAGGTTGAAGATTATTACCAGCGCATCGCGGCAGACATGCTCCCCATAGCCCGCGGTCACGAGCTGACACGCGAAGATCTGATCCTGCGCCGGCATATTTTGAGGTTAATGACACAGTTTGAAACCTCATGGTCCAAAACCAATGAATATTGTGAAGAAGTGTTCCAATCGATTGAGCGCCTGGACGAAATGGAATTTGATGAACTTGTTGAATTACAACCCTTCAGCCTCCATGTCACCGAGAAAGGAAGGCCGTTCATCCGTAACATCTGCATGGCTTTCGATGCGCGTTTATGGGAATCCCAACCCGAGGCGCAGCTATTCAGCCAAACCGTCTGA